The genomic stretch AGGTTTTAACAGCATAAATGTTCTTCCTTTGAATTTGTACGTAGCTACATCACCTAGTTTGTCTGTTTGAAACTTGACAGCTTCTTTTTTGGCAAAAAAGTCTAGTATTTTGAAGCCGATATTATGTCGCGTGTTTTCATATTCACTTCCAATGTTTCCTAAACCTACAATGAGAAATTTTTTCATAGGATCTGTTTCTTCTATGTTTCGTGCTATTTTTTCGGGAGATGAACTCCATAATTTTTTTAAAAATTGAAACATTCTTTTTTGTAAAATTTTATGTAAAAATAGAACCTATTAATTCTTATGGCAAGTCTGAGTCGTAAAAATTGACATAAGTTTGAAATTTCAGTAGGATTCGTGCAACTTGCAATTTTCTCAAAATGGAGTTTCACTGAAAATAAAAAAGCATTCCGATGTGGAATGCTTTTTATAGATCAGAAGATCAATTATTTTTATTCTGCTGCAGGAGTAGCAGGAGTAGTACCAGCGGCAACTTTTTCTTCTTTTACAGCATCTTGCGCAGCTTTCATTGCAGCACGCGAGATTCTTACTTGACAAACTACGGTGTTATCCGTATGTAATAATTTGTAGTTTTCATTTGCAAAAGCAGTTACATACAATTTATCTCCAATTTTTAATTCAGAAATGTCTGCTTCAATAAAGTCAGGTAAATTTTTTGGTAATGCTTTAATTCTAAGTTTACGCTTGTTTAAACGTAAAGCTCCACCATTCATAACACCTGGAGATTTTCCTTTGATAGTAACAGGAATACTCATTGTAAGTTCTTTATCTTCAAATGAACGATAAAAATCTACGTGTAAAATTTTGTCACTTACTGGGTGAAATTGAAGGTCTTGCAAAATTGCATTGTGTGTTGTACCGTCTTCTAATGCAATCACAACTGTGTGCGCATTTGGAGTATACACTAATTTAGAAAATGATAATTCTTCTGCTGAAAAGTGTAATGGTTTGTCTCCTCCGTATAATACGCAAGGAACCTTTCCAGCATTACGTAAGGCTTTTGTTGATACTTTGCCCACGCTTTCTCTTTGAGATCCGTTAATTGTAATTGATTTCATTCTTTTAATTTATATTAATATTTAATTACATTAAAAATTTTGAGCTGATAGAAGTGTTGTTTTGTACTCTTTGCATCACATCTGCAAATAAATGCGCACAACTTACTACTTTTATCTTGCTTGATTTTTGGCGTAAAGGAATAGAATCGGTTACGATTAACTCTTCTAATGGTGAGTTTTCTATTCGTTCATACGCTTGTCCTGATAGAATTGGGTGTGTACATATTGCACGTACAGATAAAGCACCTTTTTCCATCATTACTTCTGCGGCCTTTGTTAATGTTCCAGCAGTGTCTACCATATCATCCACTAAGACTACATTTTTTCCTGTTACATCACCAATGAGTTCCATGTGTGAAATTACGTTGGCTTTTTTTCGTTGTTTGTAACAGATAACAACGTCGCATTCTAAAAATTTAGAATATGCATATGCTCTTTTAGATCCTCCCATGTCTGGAGAAGCAATCATTAGATTATCTAAGTTCAGTTTTCTTAGGTAAGGTAAAAACACGGTAGAAGCAAATAAGTGATCTACTGGTTTTTCAAAGAAACCTTGAATTTGATCCGCATGTAAATCCATCGTAATGATGCGTGTTGCTCCTGCTACTTCTAGCATTTTGGCTATTAGTTTTGCGCCTATTGGAACTCTTGGTTTGTCTTTACGATCTTGTCTTGCCCAACCGAAGTAAGGAAGTACTGCTGTAATATGACGCGCTGAGGCTCTTTTGGCAGCATCAAGCATGAGAAGCATTTGCATTAGATGATCTGAGTTTGGAAACGTAGATCCTATGATAAATACTCTTGCGCCACGAACCGACTCTTCAAAGGAAGGTTGGAATTCACCATCACTATATGTTGAGAATGTTACTTTTCCTAAATCTGTTCCGTAGTGTTTTGCAATCTTTTCTGCAAGCTCTTCACTCTGCGTACAGGCGAAAATCTTTGGTTCGGGGACAGTATAGTTCATTTAATATTCTGTTTAGTAGTTACTTAATTGTTATGTTGCGCTAAATGAGGTGCAAATTTAGAAATTTATTACAACTCTAAAAGCTTTTATTTCTTTTTTTAACCGAGAATTGAAAATATTTTCTAAATTTGCACTCCTTAAATAGCTCGAGTGGCGGAATTGGTAGACGCGCTGGATTCAAAATCCAGTTCTTTCGGGAGTGTGGGTTCGATTCCCATCTCGAGTACAGCAACGAAAAGCCGAAGTTTTATACTTCGGCTTTTTTATTTGGGTAAAACATAGGTAAAACAATTCTTTGTTTACTAAAATCTATAAATTGAACTATTATTTAGGCTTTTGATTTGGGTTTAACTGTTTTTCTCTATTTTCCTTGATTTTTGTCATGGGTTTTATTTGTACCGTCCGTTCCCTTATTAGGATTCTTAATTTCTGCTTGGTGATCTCCTTTTTTCTTTCTCATGATGTTTGTTTTATATATAAACAATAACAGGCTTCTGTTTTAATAATCTTTACGGCTTTCCGTAATTGATGCAAAGTTTGAATAATAAAGACACACACGTAATATTATTTCTAAGGTGTTTTTTGTTCGTAAAATCATTCATTTAATTTACATATATGAATTCCTTAATGAACTTTTAAGGGTAAAATTTGCCGCCTTCTCTATAAATACTAAAGCATTTTGAAGTAACTATTCTTTGCTCCCCTGAATTCAAAAAAAACTATTCCGATGAGATAAATTTTATATCGATAAATTAAGAAAAAAGCAGTGCTGTAAACTTCTAAAATGAATCACTGACCTAAATTTTTATGGAGTTCTTTATTTTCTTGTAGAAGATTATCAAATTTTTCTGGGTTAAATTCTTCTTTGTTTATAAGTCTTTGATTGATTAAGTCTATTAGTTCTTTATAAAATAAATCCCCTAAAACAGGTTTGAATTTATTAACTTCTTTCATTTCAATACCATAATACTTGTTTTTAGTAAATTCAATTAAATTATCAAGAATTATAGTTTTTGCTCCAACTTCTTTATTTATTTTCTCATAAATATTAATTTCTATTAAAAACTCTTTCAAAACAGGATTGTAAAAATAGAAAAGGATATAGGTCAATAAATAAAATACAGGAGTCAAGTCGTGTACTTCATAATAACAAAGTTTTAATACTTTCTTATCTAACAAAATTTTCTCTATTAAACTCAAGATTTTATGCTTGAGATCTATATTTTCAACCCATTTAAGAATAAGTAAAATTTGAGAGATAAACTCTAAAAGTTCACCTTTAATTTGATCAGTTCTTATTTTAGAAAAGTTTTTTTTATTTTCAAACAAATCTAAAAAAACGACTATTAGCCTAGTATGATTTGATTCAAATAAAAACAATTCGTGATTTTTTAAAAAAGGTAACACAATGTTTATGTCCCAATTATTTTTTTCGAAGTGATCTCTGAAAAGATCCCAATATGTGTCTTCATAAAAAATAAAGTCAGCAGCTATAGTTTTTAAAATAATTCCATTATTAACATTATAAATTGCAGATAAATTATTTTTAAAAATCTGATCTAAGATAAATTTTTTATTATAATTTTTTTCAGAAATATTTATGATGTCTGTCAGTTGATTAATAATTTTTTTAAAAGTTTGTAAGCCTTCGGTAAACTGCATATTGCAGAGAATCTTTGAGTGGATTATTTTAGTCAGATGAAAAACTCCAAGAAACAAGAGCGTATGTTTGCCTTGATAGAAATGATGTACTTAGAAGATATCGATCAGAAATATTTTTGTGAGCGTGAAGATATCAAGCTGGCTACTTTAAAATATTGGCTGAAACACTATCATCTTGAAAAGAAATTAGATCAAGCGGAAATTCATCCTAGAGAAGAACCATCTTGGAGTAAATTTATTCCTATTGAAGTTGATATGCCCATGACTACTTCTGATTCATCAATTAAAATTGAATATCCAAACGGTGTTCGTCTACATTTAGATACCTGTTTATTAAATCAAAAGACTCTTTGCTCATTAACTCAACTTATATCATGTTTGGACTAGGAATTTCACACCGTTATCATTTATATAGTCACCCCACCGATATGCGTAAGAGTTTTGATGGTCTAGCAGGTATTATCCAAAAAGAACTCAACGGCTCTGCTCTGGATGGAACTGCATATATATTTATCAACAAATCACGTGATAAAGTAAAAATATTACATTGGGAAGATGGTGGTTTTGTGTTGTATTATAAACGCTTGGAATCTGGTCGCTTTGAGTTGCCTGTATATGATGCTTCTGTGATGGGTATTACTCTTAGTTATTCGCAATTGGTGTTACTTATCGATGGTATTTCAATCTCTCATATTCGTAGAAAAAAGCGATATCAAATACCTGCATAAATTGTTGTAAAACATTGTTTTTTCTAAGGAGTATTTGTATTTTTAACATGTGAAAACATCCTTATCTACAGTGGTTATCGATCAAGATTATGTTCAGATTCCTAAATCAGAATATGAACAGTTACTCTCTAACTATCAAAATTTAGAATTACAGTTATCTGAGTTAAAACGCCTTATTTTTGGTAGTAAAAGCGAACGATTTGTTCCTAACACAGATGCACTTCAATTAGGACTATTTACAGAAGAAACTTCTGAGCAGACAGCGGTAGTACAACAGCAGATTAGTTACAATCGGTCAAAAACAAAAAAGCATCCTATTCGTTTACCATTAGCTTCGCATTTACCAAGAGTTGAAGAAATAGTAGAACCTGTGCATATTGCTCAAGGTAGTATTAAAATAGGTGAAGAAATTACAGAAGTATTGGAGTATACGCCTTCTAGGGTCTATGTTCGTAAAATTATTCGTCCAAAATATGCATTACCAAATGATGCAGGAATCGTTATTGCTTCACTTCCTAGCATGATCTTGCCAAAATCCAATGTTGGAGCTGGATTATTAGCCCATATTTGTGTCAGCAAGTTCGTGGATCATCTTCCTTTTTATCGTCAGATACAAATTTTAAAAAGAGAAGACGTTGTTGTAGCAATGTCATCAATGACAGGTTGGTTTTCTAAAGGAGTAACACAATTGGAGGTATTATATGAAGTCCTACAAAAAGTAGTATTACAAAGTCAGTACCTCCAAGGGGACGAGTCGCCGATCAAAGTTCAAGACAATCATAAAAACGGAAGCTTGCATACAGGATATCATTGGGTATTCCATGCACCAGTGGAACGATTAGTATTATTTAAGTACGATCCTAGCAGGTCAGCAAAAGTTCCAAAAGATTTTTTACAACAGTTTAGCGGAACATTGCAAACTGATGGATATAGAGCATACCAAAATCTAAGTACCAAACATCCGATAAAGCTCTTGGCTTGCATGGCACATGCCAGGCGCTATTTTGAAAAAGCACTTGATAATGATAACGCAAGAGCCAGCCATGCTATGGGGCAAATCCAAAAACTATATGCCATAGAGCGAAAAATAAAAGAGCGTACTACAAATACACAGACCATAAAACGCTATAGAGAGTTATGTGCGAAGCCTATTTTAGAAAAGCTTCATACTTGGATGCAACAAGAGTACAGTAAAGTATTGCCTAAAAGCGCTATTGGAAAGGCTTTTGCGTATAGTTTAAACTTGTGGGATAAGCTAAGCGCTTACACACAAGATGGAAAGTATCTGATTGATAACAACCTAATAGAAAATGCAATTAGACCACTGGCACTCGGGCGCAAAAATTATCTCTTCGCGGGATCTCACAAGGCTGCACAACATGCAGCTATCATGTATTCTTTCTTTGCTACTTGTAAAATCAATGATGTAAATCCGTATCTGTGGCTACATGATGTCTTTAAAAGATTACCTGAGCATAAAGCCAATAAATTAGAAGAATTACTACCACAAAATTGGAAAAATCCAGCAGTAGTTTAAATTGTTAAAGAAATACCATTTTCTTAGCAGAATCTCTCCAATACTAAGAATAGCTTAAAATCAGACACCTATCTAAGAACTAGAAATACTAAGCTTGCTAACTATCAGTGTAATACGGTTTTTCATAACTCCTTTTATGTAAAATACAGTCTTACAAAATCATCCTGAAATATGCAATACGGGTTTTACCGAGTGCTTACAAAAGTTTCACTTTTTTTATTTTCTTTCACTAAAAGATCAAAATTATCATTAATCAATAGTTTAAATAATTTGAAGATACTCTCTCTGAAAAATAAATAATTATATCTAATGTTGGGAGCAGATTTAAGTATAATGATTAGCTTGTTAATTAACTTGTTATCAGATGTTTTAAAAACATCTTCGAAAATTAGATTTACATAGTTGTTAAATGTTGTTTCATTGTTCATCGATGAAAAAATAAATGCATCAAACTCTTCAGAGATACTAAAAAGAAAATTATATGCTTCAACAGTATTTATTTTAGCTAAGGATATAATAATAACATCTATAAGATGACCTATAAAGAAGTCATTTATATATGAATAACTGTTAGGGGTGAAAAGGTAGTTGGTGAAAAATTCAAAAAAATCATGAAACACTTTTTTCTCTCTTGAAGAAAAAGTTTTTTCATGGTTAATGAATACATATAGATTTTCTGCAAGTTTGAGTATTTCTTCAAAATAAGCTTCTTGAGTGTCTTCTAATTTGATTATATTTTTTATTTGGAAATTTTTTAGTGATTCATACTGTTGTTCTAATTCCACCAGGCTCCAAACAGAAATAATTCTTGAAATTATATTTTTCAATATAGAAAAATGAGTATTCTCGTCATTATAGATAGCTAAAATTTCAGCCCTATACAATGCTAATTCTTTATCAGAAAAAGATGTTAAATCACTAAACAGACTAGCTAAAGTGTTTCTTCCCCAAGTTTCTTTTTCATTCAATGTGTAATATATTGAAATTTGATTTTGATCTTCGGTATTAATATCTTCTTCTATAGCTATGGCTTGATTACTTAATTCGCTAACTTGATCTTTAAGTGTTGTCAAAACAGGTATAAGAATATTAAGAATATCTTTTTGACCGTAGTTTGATGCAATTTCTATTAAATTAGATAGATAATAGAAATTTTCGTGTTTCATTATTTTCTTATTCAATATACTTGCTACTCTAGGTAACTCTTCATTTATGGAATTTACAAACTCCTTTTGAAAATGATATGATGATTTATAAATGATTTTTTCTATTGATTCATAGATAGTCGTACTCCAAAAATTATCAAAATAAGCTTTTTTATAAAATATAATCATCAAGTTAATATTTTGACGATTCATGATTTTAGAAATGATATCATGATCACATTCTGCTAATAGCATATAATAGGCAAGACCATAATATTGTTGATCTTTTTCTGAATATATTTTATATAGAGATTCTAAAGTGTTTATTAGTGTTTCAGAATATTGATTTCTACTATTTAAATCATGTTTATTACTAGATAGCATTCCTATTAGCATTAAACATAAATTCCAAAAAAAAGAATCAGATACTAAAAAAACAATTGACTCTGAATTTATTTTTTAAATATCGTGCTGCTAAAAACTCCTGAAAAGTGATAGTGTTAAAACTGAACTGCCATTGAAATCCAAAACTATTTAATTCTCTTTGGCTTCCTAATCCAATTGCAGATAATTTTTCTACTGTACTTTCAAACGGATCTTCAAAATCACCCAAATATTTAAGTTTTTTATGAATTTGCATGTTATATGCAAACTCTTCTATGCTATGTTTTATTTTGTTCCGTCCAATACTTTTCTTTTTTATAGCATAAGATAAAACCCAGCTATACACTTTTTCTTGTAAGTCATATATAGATTTAATAGATGATAAATCTTTTTTAATGTTTTTACTAGTTAAGTAAATTAAAGACATAAATGAAAGCATCAAAGGTGTACTGGCATAATCTTTTAAGACTCTATTTTGTTCTACTAATTTTAGGAAATTTTTCTTTTTTCTTTTACTTTTAAGAATATTATCTAAATAATATTCTATACCTGAACTATTAAACCCATCTATTTGGATGGAAATATCGTGATTTAAATCATGATTAATTAGACCATAAGGGCGTGATAAAATTATATAGTTATGACGTTTTATTCTTGATATAAGTAATATTTGATTCTCAAAAGTTAACTCATCAAATCCATCTAAAATTAATTGAAAATTTTCAAGGGCATTCAATGAAAATAATTTACTATCTATAGCACTGAAGTATTGTCTATTTATAAAACTTACTAAGTAACTTTCTTCCTCAAAATTTAAATATCTTAATTGTATATATATTATAATTCTTTCGCTTTTTGAATTTTTATATTCCTTAGCCCATTTATAACATAGATTTTTTGCATAAGTAGATTTTCCAACTCCTGGGTTTCCAATAATTAAAACTTTATTATTAAAAATAATATTTTTAGCCACATAATCTTTTGCAAGATTACTTTTGTAAAAGCTGTTTTTGTTTTTATTAATTTTAGAATAAGAGTATTCTTTTTCTAGTTTTAATAAGCTATCCTGATTGCATATATCTTTATAAGAAGTGTACGAGAGTTGAATATAATAATCTTCCATTGATAGTATTCCTAATTTACTATCCAAATCTCCATTAATTTTGATAGTGGTAAATTCAGAATCAGTTAAGTAGAACTCTTTTATTTTTTCTCTAAATAGATTATTAGTAATAAATGGGGCTTTAAGGTTTTTTTGAATTTTTTTTAGTTCTTGTCCCAATTGTATATCAAACTCTAATAGTATTTTTGTTAAAGGGAAAATGCCATGTCTACTCGGACTTGTTTCTAGATTTAAAAATCCTATTATAGGTTTAAAATCATCAGCTTTACAAACACGTATTACTTGATTAATCGTTTTAACATCTTGAGAATAATAGTTGATTATTTTTTTTTGGTGAGCTTCATTACATTCTGAACTACCTAAAAAGTCTTTAAGACAATTCATGATTTGCCCTTTATGCAAATCTTTAAAATATACTAATACCCCTTTTTCTTTCGCTTTTCGATAGACATTAATAATTGGATTTTGATTCATCTTATAAACGTGTTTTTTAAAATTTCAGATAAAAAAAGAACAATCAGGGCTTTTTAGGACTTTACAGGGCATAATGTTTAATTATCTGTTACTCATGTACATATTTGTCTTGTATTTCAAGAGGGAAATACTCCTCGTACAAGGACGCATTGTTTAACTAGTTTGAGTTGCGACCTCAAACTAACCTGATCAGGACACTAATACTTAATGTGTCATGAGAAAGTTTTTAATTCTCATCCCTTTAGCATTTACTTTAGGAATGACATCTTGCTCAGTTGAAGAGCTTGATGATGAGCAAACAAATATTTCTGCTACTGACAACGCTTCTGAATCTCCATCAGAGAATACTGGAGAAGAGGAAGAGTTAGAGCCAAACGAATAATTTGTTTAACTAGGGTGCTGAGTTTTTTAGCACCCTTTTTAATTTATATAGATTTAAAAGGAGGAATAGTTTCTTCTACATTTTCCCTATTAGAACCCCTATATTTTATGTATTTCACAATCAACTCTGTTGTTTTTTTTACTTTAAACTTTTCAAATAAATTTCTAATATGTTTTTCAACGGTTCTAGGGCTGATGAATAGTTGTTCTGCTATTTCTAGTTGTGTTAATCCTTCAGCTAATAAAGAAATAATTTGTTTTTCTCGTTTAGTAGTTTTTATCCAACGACTATTTTCAAGAATTTTTTCTACTTCTATATCGGTATAAGTATTCCCTTTTATAATTTCATTTATTGCAGTAAAAGTTTCTTTTATATCTGATCTTTTGTCGATATAAGCATCAACATGGCATTCATTGAATAGTTGTTCATGTAAATATGTTTTTATGTTTTCAGTAAGCACAATAATTTTTTTCTTTGAATGTTGCTGTTTTATTTTTTTAGCAATATCAATCCCGTCATATTCTGATGTTCCTAAATTTAAATCTAGAATTATAATATCAACAGAACACTCTTTTAACTGTATTAGAGCTTCATTTCTATTTGTTGCAATAAAAACTTGATCAATTATAGAATTTTGAAGTAGTAATGCTTCTAGTCCTTGTGCAAAGGATTTTGAATCTTCAACGATTAAAATATTTATTTTTTTATTCATACTAAATTTTATTTAAGAGGAATTATAATCGTTATAGAAACCCCTTTGTCTGAACTTTCAACGATATGTGTTCCTCCAAGAAGTGAAACTCTATTCTTTATATTCATAAGACCTATGCCGCTGTTGTCAGACTTTAAAATACCAATTCCATTATCAGAAATACTTATATTTAAAAACCCGTCTTTATCTGTAAAATGAGTAATCACTACTTCAGTTGCTTGGGCATGCCTTCCTATATTATTTATGATTTCTAAAAAAACAGCATAAAAGTTAGTTTGCGCATCTATACTTATTTCATCTAATTCTTCAGGTAATGGTGGGTCAATATCAACTAAAGTTTTAGAATAGAGTTGAAACTCCGATAGATGTGAGATTAGAATTTCCCTGAAAGGAATATGTTTTATGCGATCTCTTAATGGAGATAATCTGTGAGAAATAAGTCGTATTTGCTTACTACTTTCTTTTAATTCATTAACAATATTAGTTATATAAGATTGATTATTTTCTAATGTAGGGATAGCTTGCATTTTTAAACGAATACCATTAAGGTTTGAAGCAATTAAATCATGTAAATCTTTACTAATACCATCTTTTATGACTTCTTGCGCTTTGAAAATATCGTGCAATTTTTTTAACTCAAAATCTCGCTGTTTTATCTTTTGTTGTTGTCGGAGATAAAAGTAAATTCCAATAGAAAAAAGCAATAAAACTCCTAGAAGGATCAAAAAAACATCTTTTCTTCTAAGATTTTTTTCTTGCAAATTAATAACCTTTTCTTGTGTTTTTTTATCCGTTGATAGCCCTACAATTTGCTTATCCTTTATCTCAGTATGAAATTGTTGTTGTAATTGTTGAGTATTTTGATCTTGATTATCATTAAAGACAGTTGTATATAATTTTTTATACTTTGTATGATACACAATACTTTCTTTAAAGTCTTCAATAGATTCATAATAAAGCGCGTTGATTTCAAGGTTTCTAAGGAGTACATCTTTATTATTTATTGAAGAAATCACTGTTTTAATAGTATCTAAATAATTCTTAGCATGGATATGATCTTTTTTTTCTAGATAAATAAACGCAAGTTCATTTAATGTATCTGCGATAGCAATACTATCTTGCTCTTTACGTTTTTCTGTAAGAGCTTTTTTATAAGTAGCTAATGCAGCTGTATACTTTTCTTGTTTGTGATAAATAGAAGCTAAATTACTAAGCATTCGACCTATTTCTTTTTTTCTAGATAAAGGTTCTTGAATTTTAATGGCTTTTTGATAGTAATGTTCCGCAGAATCGTATCTTTTGAAATCTTTATAAAAATTTCCCATATTATTATAACTGTAAGAAATTTTTAAAGAATCCTTTTGTTGAATTCTTAATTTCAAACTCTCTTTATAATATATTTCAGCGATATCTAGATGTCCTAAAAGGCGTTGTGTGTCTGCTATTGTGTTAGCAGTAGAAGCTTTTTTTTCATTCATCTGGAGTTTGTCAAACCCTTTGTATGCTTTAATAAGGTATCGAATAGCTTCATTGTAAACTCCTGCATTTTTATATAATATTCCAGCTTTTAAATAAGTTAGAAATTGATCTTTTGAAGAAGGTAGTTTATTATATATAAAAAGAGATTTTTCTAAACAATATAAAACACTATCCTGCTCATGTTGTTTTCTATATAAGAGGGAAAGGTTTAAATATGAATCTGCTGAATGTTTGGTAACAGGATTGGCTGTAATACTCTGTTTAAAGAACCTTTTAGCTTTTTTATACTTTTTTCTTTTATAATATATAAGTCCTATTTTTTTATAAATAAAGCTGGCATCATCAGTTAACTCATGTTTTGCCGCAATTTCTAAGGCTTTGGAATATATCGTTATTGCATCTTCGTACTTAGATTCCAATTCTAGTTTTTTTGCCTCTGCTAATAATTCGGTTATTTCTGAATTGAAGACCAAATTAAATGCATTGCTTTCATATCCCCAAAATAGAGTTAACAATAGTAAGATGGTGCAAATTTTTTTTTCACTTTAAGAATTTATATTGTTACTAAAGTAGTTCATTTTCTTCTTAGTAAGAAAGATGTGTTTAAAAATACAGGAATTTACGCATAGAATTACACTTTTTTTTTAACCAAATTTGTTTCAGATAAAATGATGACAATTTAATTATCAGTCTAA from Kordia antarctica encodes the following:
- a CDS encoding 50S ribosomal protein L25/general stress protein Ctc; this encodes MKSITINGSQRESVGKVSTKALRNAGKVPCVLYGGDKPLHFSAEELSFSKLVYTPNAHTVVIALEDGTTHNAILQDLQFHPVSDKILHVDFYRSFEDKELTMSIPVTIKGKSPGVMNGGALRLNKRKLRIKALPKNLPDFIEADISELKIGDKLYVTAFANENYKLLHTDNTVVCQVRISRAAMKAAQDAVKEEKVAAGTTPATPAAE
- a CDS encoding ribose-phosphate pyrophosphokinase, yielding MNYTVPEPKIFACTQSEELAEKIAKHYGTDLGKVTFSTYSDGEFQPSFEESVRGARVFIIGSTFPNSDHLMQMLLMLDAAKRASARHITAVLPYFGWARQDRKDKPRVPIGAKLIAKMLEVAGATRIITMDLHADQIQGFFEKPVDHLFASTVFLPYLRKLNLDNLMIASPDMGGSKRAYAYSKFLECDVVICYKQRKKANVISHMELIGDVTGKNVVLVDDMVDTAGTLTKAAEVMMEKGALSVRAICTHPILSGQAYERIENSPLEELIVTDSIPLRQKSSKIKVVSCAHLFADVMQRVQNNTSISSKFLM
- the tnpA gene encoding IS66 family insertion sequence element accessory protein TnpA, whose amino-acid sequence is MKNSKKQERMFALIEMMYLEDIDQKYFCEREDIKLATLKYWLKHYHLEKKLDQAEIHPREEPSWSKFIPIEVDMPMTTSDSSIKIEYPNGVRLHLDTCLLNQKTLCSLTQLISCLD
- the tnpB gene encoding IS66 family insertion sequence element accessory protein TnpB (TnpB, as the term is used for proteins encoded by IS66 family insertion elements, is considered an accessory protein, since TnpC, encoded by a neighboring gene, is a DDE family transposase.) gives rise to the protein MFGLGISHRYHLYSHPTDMRKSFDGLAGIIQKELNGSALDGTAYIFINKSRDKVKILHWEDGGFVLYYKRLESGRFELPVYDASVMGITLSYSQLVLLIDGISISHIRRKKRYQIPA
- the tnpC gene encoding IS66 family transposase — encoded protein: MKTSLSTVVIDQDYVQIPKSEYEQLLSNYQNLELQLSELKRLIFGSKSERFVPNTDALQLGLFTEETSEQTAVVQQQISYNRSKTKKHPIRLPLASHLPRVEEIVEPVHIAQGSIKIGEEITEVLEYTPSRVYVRKIIRPKYALPNDAGIVIASLPSMILPKSNVGAGLLAHICVSKFVDHLPFYRQIQILKREDVVVAMSSMTGWFSKGVTQLEVLYEVLQKVVLQSQYLQGDESPIKVQDNHKNGSLHTGYHWVFHAPVERLVLFKYDPSRSAKVPKDFLQQFSGTLQTDGYRAYQNLSTKHPIKLLACMAHARRYFEKALDNDNARASHAMGQIQKLYAIERKIKERTTNTQTIKRYRELCAKPILEKLHTWMQQEYSKVLPKSAIGKAFAYSLNLWDKLSAYTQDGKYLIDNNLIENAIRPLALGRKNYLFAGSHKAAQHAAIMYSFFATCKINDVNPYLWLHDVFKRLPEHKANKLEELLPQNWKNPAVV
- a CDS encoding NACHT domain-containing protein; protein product: MNQNPIINVYRKAKEKGVLVYFKDLHKGQIMNCLKDFLGSSECNEAHQKKIINYYSQDVKTINQVIRVCKADDFKPIIGFLNLETSPSRHGIFPLTKILLEFDIQLGQELKKIQKNLKAPFITNNLFREKIKEFYLTDSEFTTIKINGDLDSKLGILSMEDYYIQLSYTSYKDICNQDSLLKLEKEYSYSKINKNKNSFYKSNLAKDYVAKNIIFNNKVLIIGNPGVGKSTYAKNLCYKWAKEYKNSKSERIIIYIQLRYLNFEEESYLVSFINRQYFSAIDSKLFSLNALENFQLILDGFDELTFENQILLISRIKRHNYIILSRPYGLINHDLNHDISIQIDGFNSSGIEYYLDNILKSKRKKKNFLKLVEQNRVLKDYASTPLMLSFMSLIYLTSKNIKKDLSSIKSIYDLQEKVYSWVLSYAIKKKSIGRNKIKHSIEEFAYNMQIHKKLKYLGDFEDPFESTVEKLSAIGLGSQRELNSFGFQWQFSFNTITFQEFLAARYLKNKFRVNCFFSI
- a CDS encoding response regulator transcription factor, translated to MNKKINILIVEDSKSFAQGLEALLLQNSIIDQVFIATNRNEALIQLKECSVDIIILDLNLGTSEYDGIDIAKKIKQQHSKKKIIVLTENIKTYLHEQLFNECHVDAYIDKRSDIKETFTAINEIIKGNTYTDIEVEKILENSRWIKTTKREKQIISLLAEGLTQLEIAEQLFISPRTVEKHIRNLFEKFKVKKTTELIVKYIKYRGSNRENVEETIPPFKSI
- a CDS encoding tetratricopeptide repeat-containing sensor histidine kinase → MESKYEDAITIYSKALEIAAKHELTDDASFIYKKIGLIYYKRKKYKKAKRFFKQSITANPVTKHSADSYLNLSLLYRKQHEQDSVLYCLEKSLFIYNKLPSSKDQFLTYLKAGILYKNAGVYNEAIRYLIKAYKGFDKLQMNEKKASTANTIADTQRLLGHLDIAEIYYKESLKLRIQQKDSLKISYSYNNMGNFYKDFKRYDSAEHYYQKAIKIQEPLSRKKEIGRMLSNLASIYHKQEKYTAALATYKKALTEKRKEQDSIAIADTLNELAFIYLEKKDHIHAKNYLDTIKTVISSINNKDVLLRNLEINALYYESIEDFKESIVYHTKYKKLYTTVFNDNQDQNTQQLQQQFHTEIKDKQIVGLSTDKKTQEKVINLQEKNLRRKDVFLILLGVLLLFSIGIYFYLRQQQKIKQRDFELKKLHDIFKAQEVIKDGISKDLHDLIASNLNGIRLKMQAIPTLENNQSYITNIVNELKESSKQIRLISHRLSPLRDRIKHIPFREILISHLSEFQLYSKTLVDIDPPLPEELDEISIDAQTNFYAVFLEIINNIGRHAQATEVVITHFTDKDGFLNISISDNGIGILKSDNSGIGLMNIKNRVSLLGGTHIVESSDKGVSITIIIPLK